One window of the Anopheles cruzii chromosome 2, idAnoCruzAS_RS32_06, whole genome shotgun sequence genome contains the following:
- the LOC128278832 gene encoding mucin-2-like translates to MAGTVKQPLPLALLLLTCVLTVTVECCPEERRCFPDDIVQVTCQSNSLPEWTNEPSIIDCSMYVTCINGVGIQMCCPVGDYFNPTTLVCDDAGNVECNIEPPPCTDPTTTEATTSPTPEVTTRPEETTTTIETTTTPVPEITTTTEETTTTSETTPEPTTLDPEPTTTSPEETTTLDPGGTTPLPEDTTTLDPEVTTELPGTTTTNDDTTTVTGETTTVVSVDLDALCARQSTDGLLEVAYPGQCHQYVICADRELVGTETCPAGLHFNPILLVCDSPDTAECTEHICRDNPEGSQVPMKSVNTCEIYYICVGSIAIVRQCAPGTIYDPNNDWCIGEDLENPCVVTSQ, encoded by the exons ATGGCCGGGACTGTGAAACAACCGTTACCATTGGCGCTGCTTCTGCTGACGTGCGTGCTAACTGTGACCGTAGAGTGCTGTCCAGAGGAGAGAAGATGCTTCCCGGACGACATTGTACAGGTCACCTGCCAAAGCAACTCCCTCCCCGAGTGGACGAATGAGCCCAGCATAATTGACTGTAGCATGTATGTAACGTGCATCAACGGGGTAGGTATACAGATGTGCTGTCCGGTGGGGGACTACTTCAATCCTACCACCCTCGTGTGCGATGATGCGGGCAATGTGGAGTGTAACATCGAACCCCCACCGTGTACGGATCCGACGACAACGGAAGCCACTACGAGTCCAACACCTGAAGTTACTACACGCCCGGAAGAAACTACCACTACTatagaaacaacaacaactccaGTGCCGGAAATTACCACAACAACTGAAgaaacgacaacaacaagTGAAACAACGCCAGAACCCACAACGCTCGATCCAGAGCCCACAACAACGTCACCGGAAGAAACTACCACGCTGGATCCAGGCGGAACAACTCCGTTGCCGGAAGATACCACCACACTAGACCCTGAAGTGACAACCGAGTTACCTGGAACTACCACAACTAACGATGATACTACCACAGTAACTGGTGAAACGACAACCGTAGTCAGCGTAGATTTGGACGCGCTATGCGCTAGGCAGTCTACCGATGGTCTCCTGGAGGTGGCTTATCCCGGACAATGCCACCAGTACGTGATATGTGCTGATCGAGAGCTGGTTGGTACCGAGACATGCCCGGCAGGATTGCATTTCAATCCCATACTGCTAGTTTGCGACTCTCCCGACACTGCCGAGTGCACCGAGCACATCTGCCGAGACAATCCTGAAGGCAGCCAAGTACCCATGAAAAGCGTAAACACATGTGAAAT ATACTATATCTGCGTCGGCAGCATCGCAATAGTACGACAGTGCGCTCCCGGTACGATCTACGATCCCAACAATGACTGGTGCATCGGCGAGGATTTGGAGAACCCATGCGTGGTAACTAGTCAATAG
- the LOC128278833 gene encoding peritrophin-44-like, translating into MLPNDMRNSVAAVCLIAMVTGIAHAQSCTSYTYTTFLPDGKKCNFYTACVNQRATPLVCPSGYHFNVRKQLCDFPSEAGCIKCPAVGFANMAVDGSCKKFVQCFMGTAIDRECPPGLMYDPAYGQCNLDTRVACK; encoded by the exons ATGTTGCCGAACGATATGCGCA ACTCGGTTGCGGCTGTTTGTCTTATTGCGATGGTAACTGGCATCGCTCACGCACAGAGCTGTACCAGCTACACCTACACCACGTTCCTACCCGATGGAAAGAAGTGCAATTTCTATACCGCCTGCGTGAACCAACGTGCTACTCCCTTGGTTTGCCCTTCCGGCTATCACTTTAACGTTCGAAAGCAACTGTGTGACTTCCCTAGCGAAGCAGGGTGTATCAAATGCCCCGCTGTTGGGTTTGCTAACATGGCCGTCGATGGAAGCTGCAAAAAGTTTGTCCAGTGCTTTATGGGGACAGCCATCGATCGCGAGTGCCCACCCGGTCTGATGTACGATCCTGCCTATGGACAATGTAACCTGGACACAAGGGTTGCTTGTAAGTGA
- the LOC128278381 gene encoding uncharacterized protein LOC128278381, with translation MHFWIDKRSQACGFGRARVAASLSGGGGLGFGHPRRVPRKSMVTPIHRFQTVDCTRPHFYRHQQQSQSQANSSAAATHNNSSTSSQQHQHQSQSHHQQYHHNSHHNQNHHQQPVPPVAAQSANQQVHQVQLHSSGHYNAHSPSILPAPTPYPQTSPNLQSNASPSNNAHNYHVPVSMNHIYSASAQTSGAEIEQGGSNLGIAAIAQHAQPQIGQDAQLLPAHLKCGMWASLALATVFVAGAKFYFDHQGTGLEVLIFCAFSATFFLAACTVSLWRRPRELQIPGNNVISETISNAEQSSLQNNPELMSSNPSPLLNGSVGGGISGGLNVGGHQHASLASIVAPPPPYHIAILLPETSKDMDETPPPSYDKIVI, from the exons ATGCATTTTTGGATTGACAAACGATCGCAAGCGTGTGGTTTCGGCAGAGCCCGAGTGGCAGCATCCttgtccggtggcggtggtctgGGTTTTGGCCATCCGCGCCGAGTGCCCCGCAAATCAATGGTCACCCCAATACATCGGTTTCAAACGGTCGACTGTACCCGGCCCCATTTctaccgccaccagcagcagtcgcaATCTCAAGCGAACTCGAGTGCAGCGGCGACTCACAACAACTCGTCTACATCAAGTcagcagcatcaacatcaGTCACAGTCACATCATCAGCAGTATCATCACAATTCGCATCACAACcaaaaccaccatcaacaaccgGTACCGCCGGTTGCAGCACAGTCGGCCAATCAACAGGTGCACCAGGTCCAGTTGCACAGCAGCGGCCATTACAATGCCCACAGCCCCAGTATACTTCCTGCGCCAACGCCTTATCCGCAAACCAGCCCAAACCTGCAGTCGAATGCATCTCCGAGCAACAACGCACATAACTACCACGTACCTGTGTCGATGAACCACATCTACAG TGCATCGGCGCAAACTTCTGGAGCTGAGATTGAACAGGGTGGCAGCAACTTGGGAATCGCTGCCATCGCACAGCACGCACAGCCCCAAATTGGTCAAGACGCTCAGCTGTTACCTGCGCACCTGAAGTGTGGTATGTGGGCATCGTTGGCGCTAGCGACAGTGTTCGTAGCTGGTGCCAAGTTTTATTTCGACCACCAG GGCACCGGATTGGAGGTCCTCATTTTCTGCGCCTTTTCTGCAACCTTCTTCCTGGCGGCATGCACGGTATCGCTTTGGAGGCGTCCACGGGAATTACAGATTCCAGGCAACAATGTGATATCGGAGACGATCTCCAATGCGGAGCAAAGCTCCCTGCAG AACAACCCTGAGCTGATGAGCAGTAATCCGTCGCCGCTGCTAAATGGGAGCGTCGGTGGTGGCATTTCTGGAGGACTAAACGTTGGAGGTCATCAGCACGCTTCCCTGGCGAGCATAGTTGCACCACCGCCTCCGTACCATATAGCGATACTGCTGCCAGAAACATCAAAGGACATGGATGaaacgccaccaccatcgtatGATAAAATAGTGATATAA
- the LOC128278047 gene encoding SPRY domain-containing SOCS box protein 3 isoform X1 — MRHFAQVPTEMSHGTKTRSGSEFTSNNEHYSKPFCHCEYPLGKRFSMFSKEVKQCNCGEDTSTRIDWMWETVPHDPRSDVPNPPYMKGTEVLFHPIYSQGTSVVRSNEPLTRGQHHYWELKILSPLSGTDIMIGIGTDKVDLLQHCFTFASVLGQDDQSWGYSYRGLAQHNGHFKYYGSKYSQGRIIGVYVDMFRGTLEYFLNRRTLGCAYAGIPTSKDVQIYPMISCTSSKTSMKLINAASFEDSLRFQCMKVICKYPKLLDQVKAIPGLQHMVQELWFLQFKGPADDPARNNSPLADEAVLCGKKLKLDSDAQRYENTEFVTVL; from the exons ATGCGTCACTTTGCTCAA GTTCCCACCGAAATGTCGCACGGCACAAAAACCCGGAGCGGAAGCGAATTCACGTCCAACAACGAACACTATTCCAAGCCATTCTGTCACTGCGAATACCCGTTGGGGAAGCGTTTCAGTATGTTTTCCAAAGAAGTCAAACAATGCAATTGCGGTGAAGACACATCCACCCGGATCGATTGGATGTGGGAAACCGTTCCACACGATCCACGATCCGATGTACCAAACCCTCCGTATATGAAGGGTACGGAGGTTCTTTTTCATCCCATCTACAGCCAAGGCACCTCCGTCGTGCGTAGCAACGAACCATTAACACGCGGTCAGCATCATTATTGGGAATTGAAGATTTTATCACCACTCTCCGGCACGGACATA ATGATCGGGATCGGCACTGATAAAGTGGATCTACTTCAGCATTGCTTTACATTCGCCAGTGTCCTTGGTCAAGACGATCAGTCCTGGGGGTACTCCTACCGTGGACTGGCACAGCACAATGGACATTTTAAGTACTATGGCAGCAAATACAGCCAGGGCCGTATCATCGGTGTTTACGTCGACATGTTCCGCGGCACACTCGAGTACTTTCTCAACCGACGAACGTTAGGCTGCGCTTACGCCGGAATCCCGACGAGCAAAGACGTTCAAATCTACCCGATGATTTCTTGCACGTCTTCAAAAACTTCCATGAAGCTCATCAACGCCGCCTCGTTCGAGGACAGCCTGCGATTCCAATGCATGAAGGTAATATGCAAGTACCCAAAGCTGCTCGACCAAGTAAAAGCGATTCCCGGGCTGCAGCATATGGTGCAGGAGTTGTGGTTTTTGCAGTTCAAAGGACCAGCAGATGATCCCGCACGAAACAATTCGCCTCTGGCCGATGAAGCAGTACTGTGCGGAAAAAAGCTAAAACTCGACTCTGATGCGCAAAGATACGAAAATACGGAATTTGTTACAGTATTATAA
- the LOC128278047 gene encoding SPRY domain-containing SOCS box protein 3 isoform X2, whose translation MSHGTKTRSGSEFTSNNEHYSKPFCHCEYPLGKRFSMFSKEVKQCNCGEDTSTRIDWMWETVPHDPRSDVPNPPYMKGTEVLFHPIYSQGTSVVRSNEPLTRGQHHYWELKILSPLSGTDIMIGIGTDKVDLLQHCFTFASVLGQDDQSWGYSYRGLAQHNGHFKYYGSKYSQGRIIGVYVDMFRGTLEYFLNRRTLGCAYAGIPTSKDVQIYPMISCTSSKTSMKLINAASFEDSLRFQCMKVICKYPKLLDQVKAIPGLQHMVQELWFLQFKGPADDPARNNSPLADEAVLCGKKLKLDSDAQRYENTEFVTVL comes from the exons ATGTCGCACGGCACAAAAACCCGGAGCGGAAGCGAATTCACGTCCAACAACGAACACTATTCCAAGCCATTCTGTCACTGCGAATACCCGTTGGGGAAGCGTTTCAGTATGTTTTCCAAAGAAGTCAAACAATGCAATTGCGGTGAAGACACATCCACCCGGATCGATTGGATGTGGGAAACCGTTCCACACGATCCACGATCCGATGTACCAAACCCTCCGTATATGAAGGGTACGGAGGTTCTTTTTCATCCCATCTACAGCCAAGGCACCTCCGTCGTGCGTAGCAACGAACCATTAACACGCGGTCAGCATCATTATTGGGAATTGAAGATTTTATCACCACTCTCCGGCACGGACATA ATGATCGGGATCGGCACTGATAAAGTGGATCTACTTCAGCATTGCTTTACATTCGCCAGTGTCCTTGGTCAAGACGATCAGTCCTGGGGGTACTCCTACCGTGGACTGGCACAGCACAATGGACATTTTAAGTACTATGGCAGCAAATACAGCCAGGGCCGTATCATCGGTGTTTACGTCGACATGTTCCGCGGCACACTCGAGTACTTTCTCAACCGACGAACGTTAGGCTGCGCTTACGCCGGAATCCCGACGAGCAAAGACGTTCAAATCTACCCGATGATTTCTTGCACGTCTTCAAAAACTTCCATGAAGCTCATCAACGCCGCCTCGTTCGAGGACAGCCTGCGATTCCAATGCATGAAGGTAATATGCAAGTACCCAAAGCTGCTCGACCAAGTAAAAGCGATTCCCGGGCTGCAGCATATGGTGCAGGAGTTGTGGTTTTTGCAGTTCAAAGGACCAGCAGATGATCCCGCACGAAACAATTCGCCTCTGGCCGATGAAGCAGTACTGTGCGGAAAAAAGCTAAAACTCGACTCTGATGCGCAAAGATACGAAAATACGGAATTTGTTACAGTATTATAA
- the LOC128275403 gene encoding acyl carrier protein, mitochondrial isoform X1, translated as MASLVNSVRGLACRNTSLLRVVLRSVSSATIVQCNQKFLTVAGAPNSLMRLSPFEQSGRWQLEIVRKYSAKEPLTIQLIKERVLLVLKLYDKVNPEKLTLESHFINDLGLDSLDHVEVIMAMEDEFGFEIPDGDAEKLFRPADIVQYIADKEDIYE; from the exons ATGGCATCGTTGGTGAATAGTGTACGCGGTTTGGCCTGCCGGAATACGTCGCTACTGCGCGTGGTGCTGCGGTCAGTCTCGTCCGCCACCATCGTTCAGTGTAATCAGAAGTTTTTGACAGTCGCCGGGGCCCCAAACTCCTTGATGCGACTGTCCCCGTTTGAG CAAAGCGGTCGGTGGCAACTAGAGATAGTCCGAAAGTACAGTGCCAAGGAACCGCTAACTATTCAGCTGATCAAAGAGCGAGTCCTGCTGGTGCTTAAGCTGTACGACAAAGTAAATCCGGAGAAG CTTACCCTGGAGTCACACTTTATCAACGACCTCGGTTTGGATTCGCTTGATCATGTCGAAGTGATAATGGCCATGGAGGACGAGTTTG GTTTTGAAATCCCCGATGGTGATGCCGAAAAGCTTTTCAGACCAGCTGACATCGTTCAGTACATTGCTGATAAAGAGGATATCTATGAATAA
- the LOC128275403 gene encoding acyl carrier protein, mitochondrial isoform X2 — translation MASLVNSVRGLACRNTSLLRVVLRSVSSATIVQCNQKFLTVAGAPNSLMRLSPFEPNVRGPLRLFASKPTPDDIKQRVLKVVAAYDKVSGDKLTLESHFINDLGLDSLDHVEVIMAMEDEFGFEIPDGDAEKLFRPADIVQYIADKEDIYE, via the exons ATGGCATCGTTGGTGAATAGTGTACGCGGTTTGGCCTGCCGGAATACGTCGCTACTGCGCGTGGTGCTGCGGTCAGTCTCGTCCGCCACCATCGTTCAGTGTAATCAGAAGTTTTTGACAGTCGCCGGGGCCCCAAACTCCTTGATGCGACTGTCCCCGTTTGAG CCAAATGTAAGGGGCCCATTGAGACTCTTCGCTTCAAAGCCGACACCTGACGACATCAAGCAGCGGGTGCTGAAAGTTGTCGCGGCCTACGATAAAGTTTCCGGGGACAAG CTTACCCTGGAGTCACACTTTATCAACGACCTCGGTTTGGATTCGCTTGATCATGTCGAAGTGATAATGGCCATGGAGGACGAGTTTG GTTTTGAAATCCCCGATGGTGATGCCGAAAAGCTTTTCAGACCAGCTGACATCGTTCAGTACATTGCTGATAAAGAGGATATCTATGAATAA